TTAGAGAAACCACAAGCAGTTTGAGGACTTTAAAACAAGACAAGATGCATTCATATATTTAGTATagtttcatatatatataacagCCATATATATACAACAGCAACCCCAAGCCCCGATTCCGAAGGCGGGTCTGGAGGTCCTATTGTCACGCCGAGAGGAAACTGGCTACGCCGGCTGGTCCTGTTACCTCTGTTGTTTTACCCAAGACAAAAACAGCGAATGAAACTTCAAGTAGCCTTTGAACCAGCTGATTCCGAAGTAGCCTCTCTTATATGAAACCTCCACTCAAAAAGGTAATCTTTCGACTCACAAGACAACCTCATCACTTCACAGAAAGCATGAACCGAACCGCTATCTTTCCCACTGCTCCCCCACTCTATTTTCACCCAACAAGAAAACCCATTAGACTTCACAGGCATGCTTTCGGTATCCAGAAACCGAAGCATTACCTCTCCACAAATCCTCTTGCCCGAGCTAAACGCCACCATCGAGTCGAGCCACGGACACTCCGGCTGCCCCACCATCTCCTTGTACGCCGAATTGGCGAGCCGGACTTTGTTGTTCGAGTCTGAAACCACCGCCGGGAGCTCCTCCGACTCCACCTCCGATTCGACCTCCTCTCGCTTCTTCGGGACCTGAGCCGTTGGGTTCGGATTCGAACCCAGCGACTCTTCACTTATGGACCCGACACTGATGCTCGACCCCACTGGTCGAACCGGCTGGGGCGCGATGACTACTGGGCTGATGGGTGATTGCAGTTTGAGGAAATCCCTTTCCTCAGTAACCTCAGCTAGTCTGTTCAAATCAATTACACCGTTTTTTCCTGATTCAGTTTCATGGGCCTGGGCCATGATTGGACACtggaggagagggagagtgaCAAGGGTTGACGGGCTCTGGGCTTCCGGCCCATGAGCAAAATCGTGGATGGACAGGTTTTCAGCGGCTGTTAAATGGCAAGGAGGGGGACGCCCAAAGAGATGGGCCGTCCTGGATCGCTTGACCGGTGATGGGCCGAGGGAAGTCCTCCCTCTCTTCCTGGTTCGGGTGGGCCTGGCCTGTAAATGAGCCCAGACG
The sequence above is drawn from the Rhododendron vialii isolate Sample 1 chromosome 6a, ASM3025357v1 genome and encodes:
- the LOC131330291 gene encoding uncharacterized protein LOC131330291, with translation MMIHQAMNNQNSINTAKTAEIMSRYRPIAPKPDLVPTNPASDGGSPESQKIRQSPYLRNVWAHLQARPTRTRKRGRTSLGPSPVKRSRTAHLFGRPPPCHLTAAENLSIHDFAHGPEAQSPSTLVTLPLLQCPIMAQAHETESGKNGVIDLNRLAEVTEERDFLKLQSPISPVVIAPQPVRPVGSSISVGSISEESLGSNPNPTAQVPKKREEVESEVESEELPAVVSDSNNKVRLANSAYKEMVGQPECPWLDSMVAFSSGKRICGEVMLRFLDTESMPVKSNGFSCWVKIEWGSSGKDSGSVHAFCEVMRLSCESKDYLFEWRFHIREATSESAGSKAT